From the genome of Haloferax mediterranei ATCC 33500, one region includes:
- a CDS encoding NifU family protein: MSTEGLERQARNYLNNNVPQIQQHGGNFEVRDINEEEGTATVAIGGACSGCGIAPMTMKAIERRLPESVTGLEDVEVVRSGGQRTAVMPSKTDEMEDMDEYEDYNPPF, encoded by the coding sequence ATGAGCACAGAAGGACTCGAACGTCAGGCGCGTAACTATTTGAACAACAACGTCCCGCAAATCCAGCAACACGGTGGTAACTTCGAGGTTCGAGACATCAATGAGGAAGAAGGGACCGCGACCGTCGCGATCGGCGGTGCCTGTTCGGGCTGTGGCATCGCCCCGATGACGATGAAGGCCATCGAACGCCGACTCCCCGAGAGCGTCACTGGTCTCGAAGATGTCGAAGTCGTCCGCTCCGGCGGTCAGCGTACTGCGGTGATGCCCTCGAAGACTGATGAGATGGAGGACATGGACGAGTACGAAGACTACAACCCCCCATTCTAA
- a CDS encoding DUF7260 family protein has protein sequence MPGRVLDWEASKLGAAVAVVKDIFGRSATVDETLLTELGFEELQRRHETPTAYRVRCEDVADQRQSFLDGATNYGVGVGISHWSLVPYISQGFPVDSPRDYPVLATGARLDDTCVGCQQAVRRQLVRRVSLMDDSPRHKRARLRAWMYAAPFELDETPTDEAPIGDSTAPSDTDDTKKSSETR, from the coding sequence ATGCCGGGCCGCGTACTTGATTGGGAAGCCTCGAAGTTGGGAGCAGCTGTAGCTGTCGTCAAGGATATTTTCGGGCGGAGCGCCACGGTGGACGAGACTCTGCTGACCGAACTCGGGTTCGAGGAACTGCAACGTCGTCACGAGACGCCCACAGCGTATCGCGTTCGGTGTGAGGACGTTGCAGACCAGCGCCAGTCGTTCCTTGACGGCGCGACGAACTACGGTGTAGGTGTCGGCATCAGCCACTGGAGTCTAGTCCCGTACATTTCCCAGGGCTTTCCGGTAGATTCCCCGAGGGATTATCCGGTGTTGGCGACAGGCGCTCGGCTCGACGATACCTGTGTGGGTTGTCAGCAAGCAGTACGGCGACAGCTGGTCAGGAGAGTCTCACTCATGGACGATAGTCCCCGACACAAGCGCGCTCGACTGCGGGCATGGATGTATGCAGCGCCCTTCGAGCTCGATGAGACGCCCACTGACGAGGCACCAATCGGTGATTCGACTGCACCTAGCGACACAGACGACACAAAGAAATCTTCTGAGACACGATGA
- a CDS encoding metal-dependent transcriptional regulator — MSGAPQYLLALYIAQHRRDPPIPLGVVAEMLDRSPAASTEMFQRLADDGLVSYEPYDGVTLTESGRKHTAQLHETYVTVSWFFRGVLELDDYETEAMELAGLVSPTVAKRLAATLPCDTEGTATPEFDEPAPTVNEDESC, encoded by the coding sequence ATGAGTGGGGCACCACAGTATCTCTTGGCACTCTACATCGCACAACACCGGCGCGACCCGCCTATTCCGCTTGGTGTCGTCGCGGAGATGCTAGACAGGTCTCCAGCAGCATCGACAGAGATGTTCCAGCGACTCGCGGACGATGGGCTCGTGTCCTACGAGCCCTACGACGGTGTGACGCTGACTGAGTCAGGACGCAAGCACACCGCACAGTTGCACGAGACGTACGTGACCGTCTCGTGGTTTTTCCGGGGCGTGCTGGAACTCGATGACTACGAGACGGAGGCGATGGAACTGGCCGGGCTGGTCAGTCCGACGGTTGCGAAGCGGCTCGCAGCCACGCTCCCCTGTGACACCGAGGGAACGGCCACACCCGAATTCGATGAACCAGCGCCTACAGTCAACGAGGACGAGTCTTGCTAA
- a CDS encoding ABC transporter substrate-binding protein, with protein sequence MADDATERKGPTRREYVKYSGAAIGGGLLAGCTGEGSQSTSTADETPTDTATATETATLTTYEACIEPVGCVEFDEVPETYIVNNGEWADMAFALGQRDGFLTATNMIPGFMFDPFGLDVPPESETATLSATNWDKEIFYENDPDVILMDPNYMHKTGWDGSWSESDTEEIREEVAPFFGNNFLRRREWHDYKLYSLYEAFERLADCFQERERYEALVEVHQQVQSEIQSRLPARGERPTVGLLNSASNPSKGTFYPMRTQTEGVETKPYRDLDVGSAFTTDLVENGRIDYEHLLEVDPEMLIVHWGIGTTGDGTGFSPSAFREQYVTPMEEHAVGSQLTAVQNGDVYPGAFGSQGPLTNLLQTEMVAQQLYPDEFGTFDPESFPEVPDTNQLFDRQRVRSIIDGEF encoded by the coding sequence ATGGCAGACGACGCCACGGAACGCAAGGGACCAACACGGCGAGAGTACGTCAAGTATAGCGGCGCAGCCATCGGCGGTGGTCTCCTCGCCGGTTGCACTGGCGAGGGTAGCCAGTCGACGTCTACCGCCGACGAGACCCCCACCGACACCGCGACAGCTACGGAGACAGCCACTCTTACGACCTACGAGGCGTGCATTGAGCCGGTCGGCTGTGTCGAATTCGACGAGGTCCCAGAGACCTATATCGTCAACAACGGGGAGTGGGCGGACATGGCGTTCGCGCTCGGGCAGCGCGATGGGTTCCTGACGGCGACGAACATGATCCCTGGGTTCATGTTCGACCCGTTCGGTCTTGACGTCCCGCCGGAGTCCGAGACCGCCACGCTATCGGCGACCAACTGGGATAAGGAGATCTTCTACGAGAATGACCCTGATGTCATTTTGATGGACCCCAACTATATGCACAAGACGGGCTGGGATGGGTCCTGGAGCGAATCGGATACCGAAGAGATTCGCGAGGAAGTCGCCCCGTTCTTCGGGAACAACTTCCTCCGGCGTCGCGAGTGGCACGACTACAAGCTATACTCGCTGTATGAGGCTTTCGAGCGGCTGGCTGACTGCTTCCAAGAGCGCGAGCGCTACGAAGCGCTGGTAGAGGTCCACCAGCAGGTCCAGAGCGAGATTCAGTCGCGGCTCCCAGCCCGAGGCGAGCGCCCGACGGTAGGGCTGCTCAACAGTGCTTCGAACCCCAGCAAGGGAACCTTCTACCCGATGCGAACTCAGACGGAGGGCGTCGAGACGAAGCCCTACCGCGACCTGGACGTGGGAAGCGCCTTCACCACGGATCTCGTAGAAAACGGGAGAATCGACTACGAGCACCTCCTCGAGGTCGACCCCGAGATGCTGATTGTCCACTGGGGTATCGGCACGACTGGTGACGGGACCGGGTTCTCTCCGTCCGCGTTCCGCGAGCAATATGTCACGCCAATGGAAGAGCACGCGGTCGGGAGCCAGCTGACGGCCGTGCAAAACGGCGACGTGTACCCCGGTGCGTTCGGGTCGCAAGGTCCCTTGACCAACCTCCTCCAGACCGAGATGGTCGCCCAGCAGCTCTACCCCGACGAGTTCGGCACATTCGATCCCGAGTCGTTCCCGGAAGTTCCCGATACGAATCAACTGTTCGACCGACAGCGAGTGCGTTCGATAATCGACGGAGAGTTCTGA